A single region of the Triticum dicoccoides isolate Atlit2015 ecotype Zavitan chromosome 2B, WEW_v2.0, whole genome shotgun sequence genome encodes:
- the LOC119362787 gene encoding berberine bridge enzyme-like 27 has translation MARTPRTTILHLVLTLCILSAQNTPSLASSAIDEFLGCLAADIPSRLIQTPATPSYSALLLSTAWNLRYILPDTSKPIGIIAATEHAHVQTTVRCGRRHGVRIRVRSGGHDYEGLSYASIHLHNEPFAVLELAALRAIHVDPARAEAWVESGATIGELYYAVGAASRSLGFPAGSCPTMGVGGHLSGGGFGSLARKYGLSADNVLDAVVVDANGRLMNRSTMGEDLFWAICGGGGESFGIVLSWKVRLVAVPETVTVFSIIRSRNQSAIELITKWQEIAPVLPQNLYLRVLVLNQKATFQALFLGRCGCLHGLMQDRFPELGMTKQNCQEVSWVQSTAFFGFSTTSIPTEQLLNRSSNPHYYLKAKSDHVQEPIPRDVWESIWTAWLEKPEAALLMLDPYGGLMSSISPSETPFPHRQGNLYQLQYYSFWYENGTAAAEKRMSWVRGLYKEMEPYVSKNPRAVYVNYRDLDLGTNELDGNVTSYEKARVWGEKYFKGNFKRLAAVKTMVDPDDFFKNEQSIPPLPAAKI, from the coding sequence ATGGCAAGGACACCGAGGACAACAATTTTACACCTTGTCCTAACCCTCTGCATCCTCTCGGCCCAAAACACGCCCTCTTTAGCTTCCAGTGCAATCGATGAATTCCTTGGCTGCCTCGCCGCGGACATCCCGTCTCGCCTCATCCAGACCCCGGCAACCCCGTCCTACTCTGCCCTCCTGCTGTCCACCGCCTGGAACCTCCGCTACATCCTGCCGGACACCTCGAAGCCTATAGGGATCATCGCGGCCACCGAGCACGCCCACGTGCAGACCACCGTGCGCTGCGGCCGCCGCCACGGCGTCCGCATCCGCGTGCGCAGCGGCGGCCACGACTATGAGGGCCTCTCCTACGCCTCCATCCACCTCCACAACGAGCCCTTCGCGGTGCTCGAACTCGCCGCTCTCCGGGCGATCCACGTCGACCCGGCGCGTGCTGAGGCGTGGGTCGAGTCCGGCGCCACCATCGGCGAGCTCTACTACGCCGTTGGCGCCGCCAGCCGCTCGCTCGGGTTCCCGGCCGGCTCGTGCCCCACCATGGGCGTCGGAGGCCACCTCAGCGGCGGCGGGTTCGGCTCGCTGGCACGCAAGTACGGCCTCTCCGCCGACAATGTCCTCGACGCCGTCGTCGTGGACGCCAACGGAAGGCTGATGAACAGGAGCACCATGGGGGAGGACCTCTTCTGGGCTATCTGTGGCGGAGGCGGCGAGAGCTTCGGCATCGTGCTGTCGTGGAAGGTGCGGCTAGTCGCCGTGCCGGAGACCGTCACGGTGTTCAGCATCATCCGGTCAAGGAACCAATCTGCCATCGAACTGATTACCAAATGGCAAGAGATCGCGCCGGTTTTACCTCAAAACCTCTACCTCCGCGTGCTCGTGCTGAACCAGAAGGCTACTTTCCAGGCGTTGTTTCTTGGCCGGTGCGGCTGCCTCCATGGGCTCATGCAAGATCGCTTCCCTGAGCTTGGAATGACGAAGCAAAACTGCCAGGAGGTGAGCTGGGTCCAGTCCACGGCCTTCTTCGGCTTCTCCACGACGTCCATACCAACGGAACAGCTCCTCAACAGGAGCAGCAATCCGCACTACTATCTCAAGGCGAAGTCCGACCACGTGCAAGAACCCATTCCAAGGGACGTGTGGGAGAGCATATGGACGGCGTGGCTCGAGAAGCCCGAGGCCGCGCTGCTCATGCTGGACCCTTACGGCGGCTTGATGAGCAGCATCTCGCCATCGGAAACACCGTTCCCGCACCGGCAGGGGAACCTTTACCAGCTCCAGTACTACTCGTTCTGGTACGAGAACGGGACGGCAGCAGCGGAGAAGCGAATGAGCTGGGTCAGGGGACTCTACAAGGAGATGGAGCCTTACGTGTCCAAGAACCCAAGGGCTGTGTATGTCAACTACAGGGACCTCGACCTCGGGACGAATGAGTTGGACGGTAACGTGACGAGCTATGAGAAGGCTAGAGTCTGGGGAGAGAAGTATTTCAAAGGAAATTTTAAGAGGTTGGCAGCTGTGAAGACCATGGTGGATCCCGATGATTTCTTCAAGAATGAGCAGAGCATCCCTCCTCTTCCCGCTGCCAAAATATAG